The genomic stretch GCAAATATCGCCACTCTGCGCGAAACCACTTTTATGCCATCACAATCAATTGCCGCAAACGAAAGAAGGTATTTACCTCATTTAAGCTATGCTCAATCTCGTGCCAAACTATTTTTCAGTGTAACAAAGAGGGGTTATTTAAACTGATTGCATTTGTAATTATGCCTGATCACATTCACCTTATAATTCAATTAAACGGCACCTTAGATTTGCCAGACAGTGTCAAAGCGACTAAAGGCCGAGTTGCATCCTGCTTGAGAGAATTCAGCCTCTTCAATATTTGGCAAAAAGGTTATTACGAACGACAAATTAGAGATGAAAGCGAATTGCGAGAGCAAGCCAGGTACATTATCAGAAACCCAATTAGAGCTGAGCTGATAACCAAGGTAGGTAATTATCCATATTGGTATTGTATATGGGTCTGATAAACCTGAAATTCATTGCAATATAAAATCATAAAAACAATCGCGATATAAAATCATAAAAACAATCGCGATATAAAATCGCTGCTACGACATCGTGCATATGTTTAGAGCTCCAAAATCAATAACCACTCCAACCCCGTAGCAGCGGACTTATTCCGCGACCTCCTGACCATAGCCACATAATCTAAAAACCACCACGATATGAAATCATGAAAACAATCGCGATATAAAATCGCTGCTACGACATGGTGCACGCGTTTCAAACTCCTAGCCCAACAACACCTCCAACCCCATAGCAGCGGATTTATTCCGCGACCTCCTGACCACAACACATAACCATAAAAACAATCGCGATATGAAATCGCTGCTACGAGATTGTGCATGTGTTTAGAGCACCGAAATCAATAACCTCTCCGGGCTCGTAGCAGCGGATTTATTCCGCGATCTCCTGACCACAACACATAACCATAAAAACAATCGCGATATGAAATCATGAAAATAATCGCGATATAAAATCGCTGCTACGAGATTGTGCATATGTTCTCAACACCGAGCCCCCGTAGCGGTTGCAAAATTCCCCATTAGCTTCCACAATTGGGCAAATACTCAACAAGGATGAACAATGGATATTGATATTTTACATCACGGGGCCACCTCTGGAGTAACGGGCTCGTGCCATGAGTTACGGCTGGATAATAACCACAGTGTGCTAATTGATTGCGGCTTATTTCAAGGCTCGGAGTCAGACACTGACTTAGCCATTGAGTTTGATATTAGCAAGGTCGTTGCCTTAATCGTTACTCATTGTCATATTGATCATGTGGGACGCATTCCCTATTTACTTGCCGAGGGCTTTAAACAACCTATTTACTGCTCCGAGGCCACGGCTAAGTTACTGCCTATGGTCATCGAAGACGCATTAAAGGTTGGCGTAACGCGCGATCAGCAGCTGATCGATACTTGCTTAAAACTACTCAAAATACTTATAAAACCAATTGATTTTAAAACCTGGTTTGAACTCCCAGTTAACAACGCAAGTAAACCGGTAAAAGCGAGGCTGCAAAGAGCTGGGCATATTCTTGGCTCTGCTTATGTAGAAGTTGAAATCGGCAAAAAGAACAATAATCACAGAGTGGTTTTTTCAGGTGATTTAGGCGCACCTTACACGCCCCTTTTGCCCTCGCCCAAAGCCCCCTATCGTGCCGATATCTTAGTAATCGAATCAACCTACGGAGATAAAAACCACGAGGGCCGGGCACACAGAGCAAAAACTTTAAAACGCGTAATAGAAAAAGCCACCGCCGACAACGGCGTGGTATTAATCCCCGCTTTTAGTATTGGCAGAACGCAAGAGCTACTGTATGAGCTTGAGCAAATTATTCACAATGCCCCTAAGCATTCAATGTGGCGAGAAATTGAAATCATTGTCGACTCTCCCATGGCCGCCAACTTCACTGAGTTTTATATTGACTTTAAAGCCCTGTGGGATAATGAAGCGAAAAAGAAGGTCGCGCAAGGACGCCACCCCCTCGACTTTTCCAGTGTTTATGCCATCGACTCTCACAGCACTCATATGGCCACTGTGAACTACCTTCGTAATCGCAATAAGCCCGCCATTGTTATTGCTGCCAGCGGCATGTGTAGCGGTGGTCGCATCGTAAACTATTTAGAAGCCTTTTTAGCTGACCCCACCGCCGATGTGATTTTTGTTGGCTACCAAAGCCAAGGTACCCTAGGCCGCGACATACAAACTTATGGCCCTAAGGGAGGTTATGTTTATATTGACCACCAGCGCATAAATATAAAAGCGCAAATACACACTATTAGCGGTTATTCTGCCCATGCCGATCAAAAAGGGTTGCTGAGGTTTGTCACTGGTATGAAGAAAAAACCAAAACAAATCAAATTAGTACATGGTGATACCAATGCTAAGCAAGCGTTAAAACAGCAATACCAAGCGCAATTGCCCGGCACAGAGGTAATAATAGCCACCTAACCTATGGTTGCAACTCATGGTTGAAGCGCTAAAATAGCAAAATAATTTTGGAAATCCACTACAATATGGACTTTTTATGAAAGCAGTTATTCCAGTTGCCGGCCTAGGCACACGTATGTTACCCATGACCAAAGCCATCCCGAAAGAGATGCTGCCATTGGTAGATAAACCACTTATTCAATATATTGTTAATGAATGCGTTGCCGCCGGTATTAAGGAAATTGTGCT from Pseudoalteromonas sp. UG3-2 encodes the following:
- a CDS encoding REP-associated tyrosine transposase, which gives rise to MFRCQNLRKYRHSARNHFYAITINCRKRKKVFTSFKLCSISCQTIFQCNKEGLFKLIAFVIMPDHIHLIIQLNGTLDLPDSVKATKGRVASCLREFSLFNIWQKGYYERQIRDESELREQARYIIRNPIRAELITKVGNYPYWYCIWV
- a CDS encoding MBL fold metallo-hydrolase, yielding MDILHHGATSGVTGSCHELRLDNNHSVLIDCGLFQGSESDTDLAIEFDISKVVALIVTHCHIDHVGRIPYLLAEGFKQPIYCSEATAKLLPMVIEDALKVGVTRDQQLIDTCLKLLKILIKPIDFKTWFELPVNNASKPVKARLQRAGHILGSAYVEVEIGKKNNNHRVVFSGDLGAPYTPLLPSPKAPYRADILVIESTYGDKNHEGRAHRAKTLKRVIEKATADNGVVLIPAFSIGRTQELLYELEQIIHNAPKHSMWREIEIIVDSPMAANFTEFYIDFKALWDNEAKKKVAQGRHPLDFSSVYAIDSHSTHMATVNYLRNRNKPAIVIAASGMCSGGRIVNYLEAFLADPTADVIFVGYQSQGTLGRDIQTYGPKGGYVYIDHQRINIKAQIHTISGYSAHADQKGLLRFVTGMKKKPKQIKLVHGDTNAKQALKQQYQAQLPGTEVIIAT